Proteins encoded together in one Anaerobaca lacustris window:
- a CDS encoding sigma-70 family RNA polymerase sigma factor — translation MADVTRILNAIGRGDAEATNTLLPAVYEELRQMADRKLLNEGPGHTLQATALVHEAYLRLVGSEDNNWPSRTYFFGAAAEAMRRILVEHARKKKSKKRRGDRNRVDFASADVMAEESPDDLIAMDEALTKFSEADPIKAELVKLRFFAGLSFEQAAELLDISPATARRHWNYARAWLYGRIRSAD, via the coding sequence ATGGCCGATGTTACCCGGATCTTGAATGCGATTGGACGGGGAGATGCCGAAGCCACCAATACATTGCTTCCGGCTGTGTACGAAGAACTCCGCCAAATGGCCGATCGCAAGCTCTTGAACGAAGGCCCCGGACACACACTTCAGGCGACCGCGCTGGTCCATGAGGCATACCTGCGTCTTGTGGGTTCAGAGGACAACAACTGGCCCAGCCGTACCTATTTTTTCGGTGCGGCAGCAGAGGCGATGCGGCGCATCCTGGTTGAACACGCTCGAAAAAAGAAAAGCAAGAAGCGTCGTGGAGACCGCAATCGCGTCGATTTCGCGAGTGCCGACGTGATGGCGGAGGAATCCCCCGACGACCTGATTGCCATGGACGAAGCCCTCACAAAATTCTCAGAGGCTGATCCGATCAAGGCGGAACTGGTCAAATTGCGTTTCTTTGCCGGCCTGAGCTTCGAGCAGGCCGCCGAATTGCTTGATATCTCCCCGGCGACGGCGAGACGGCACTGGAACTACGCGCGGGCCTGGCTCTACGGCCGAATCCGCTCGGCGGATTGA
- a CDS encoding aldose epimerase family protein gives MTVRRSFAPLLLIAAILASSLLARADQPAITSLSETPFGTTPDGQDVMLFTLTNAHGLRAKVITYGAILVSLDVPDRRGQLADVVLGFDDLDSYIKRNPLFGAVVGRYANRIAGARFMLDGVEHRITANAGKNHIHGGGNRRFDKVVWKGSSYRDGTEIGVRLTHLSPDGEEGFPGNLQCTVTYALTDKNELRIVYAATTDKPTIVNLTNHSYFNLAGAGSGDILGHELMIAAPWYTPAGEGLIPTGEIRSVKGTPLDFTEPRKIGERIDELTETRGYDHNYVLKGSYGSSILAACVREPLSGRVMEVYTTEPGVQLYTANGMNNVKGKGGKIYGSHHSFCLETQHFPDSPNKSHFPSTVLRPGQEYRTTTTFRFSAE, from the coding sequence ATGACCGTCAGACGCTCATTTGCCCCGTTGCTCCTGATCGCAGCCATCCTTGCATCCAGCCTGCTGGCACGGGCCGACCAGCCAGCCATCACAAGCCTCTCCGAGACCCCGTTCGGCACCACACCGGATGGACAGGATGTCATGCTCTTCACGCTCACCAACGCGCACGGACTGCGGGCGAAGGTCATCACCTACGGGGCCATTCTCGTTTCGCTCGACGTACCCGACCGCCGTGGACAGTTGGCCGACGTCGTGCTCGGCTTCGACGACCTCGATTCATACATCAAGCGGAACCCGCTCTTCGGGGCCGTTGTTGGGCGCTATGCCAATCGCATCGCCGGCGCGCGGTTCATGCTGGACGGCGTTGAACACCGTATCACGGCCAACGCGGGCAAGAACCACATCCACGGCGGGGGCAACAGGCGATTCGACAAGGTCGTCTGGAAAGGCTCAAGCTACCGCGACGGCACGGAAATCGGCGTCCGCCTGACCCACCTCAGTCCCGATGGCGAGGAGGGCTTTCCAGGCAACCTGCAATGCACCGTCACGTATGCGCTGACCGACAAGAATGAACTCAGGATCGTGTACGCCGCCACCACGGACAAGCCGACCATAGTCAACCTCACGAACCACAGTTATTTCAACCTCGCCGGCGCCGGCAGCGGAGACATCCTGGGCCATGAACTGATGATCGCCGCCCCGTGGTATACACCGGCCGGTGAAGGGTTGATTCCCACGGGCGAGATCCGCAGCGTCAAAGGTACGCCCCTGGATTTCACCGAGCCTCGTAAGATCGGCGAGCGAATCGACGAACTGACCGAGACGCGGGGATACGACCACAACTATGTGCTCAAAGGCTCGTACGGCTCGTCGATCCTGGCCGCCTGCGTTCGTGAGCCTCTCAGCGGGCGGGTCATGGAGGTCTATACCACCGAGCCGGGCGTGCAGCTCTACACCGCCAACGGCATGAACAACGTCAAGGGCAAGGGCGGCAAGATCTACGGTTCGCACCACAGCTTCTGCCTGGAGACGCAGCATTTCCCCGATTCACCCAACAAGTCGCACTTCCCATCCACTGTGCTTCGGCCGGGCCAGGAGTACAGAACCACGACGACCTTCAGATTCAGTGCCGAATGA
- a CDS encoding CerR family C-terminal domain-containing protein, with protein sequence MARRRDGIETRSRILAVAQEVFAEKGYREATVEDICSRAKSNIAAINYHFGSKEELYAQVWRKAFDEANEAYPPEGGLGPDAPAEDRLRGTIHSLVGKLVDRGRIGHSGKLLLREMMNPTEVIERVKDDALRPMQERMRRLMKEMLGPGASDEQIHLCGMSVVHQCLAIGIRLFSGKIPPHVRFDAPTDQLVKTLTDHIARFSLAGIRTIRQDIESGPDQMPERESRMADSSSVMGSRSARPCVGINPK encoded by the coding sequence GTGGCCAGACGAAGGGATGGAATCGAAACTCGCAGCCGGATTCTCGCCGTGGCCCAAGAGGTCTTTGCCGAGAAGGGCTATCGCGAGGCGACCGTCGAGGACATCTGTTCGCGGGCCAAGAGCAATATCGCGGCGATCAACTATCATTTCGGGTCCAAGGAAGAACTCTACGCCCAGGTCTGGCGCAAGGCCTTCGATGAGGCCAATGAGGCCTATCCTCCCGAAGGCGGACTCGGCCCCGATGCGCCCGCCGAAGACCGTCTGCGCGGCACCATCCATTCGCTGGTCGGCAAACTGGTCGATCGCGGGCGGATCGGACACTCGGGCAAGCTGCTGCTGCGCGAGATGATGAACCCGACCGAGGTTATCGAGCGCGTCAAAGACGATGCCCTTCGGCCGATGCAGGAACGGATGCGCCGACTGATGAAGGAGATGCTCGGGCCGGGGGCCTCCGACGAACAGATCCATCTGTGCGGCATGAGCGTAGTACACCAGTGCCTCGCGATCGGAATCCGCCTGTTCAGCGGCAAGATTCCGCCTCACGTGAGGTTCGATGCGCCGACCGATCAACTGGTCAAGACATTAACAGATCACATTGCGCGTTTCTCTCTGGCGGGAATCAGGACGATCCGCCAGGATATTGAGTCTGGGCCGGATCAGATGCCCGAGCGTGAATCTCGGATGGCGGATTCGTCGTCCGTGATGGGTTCGCGATCCGCCCGACCATGCGTCGGGATCAATCCGAAATAG
- a CDS encoding efflux transporter outer membrane subunit, which yields MPVQVPGSFSDSGTASFSDDWWRDFNDASLDDLIAQALTENLSLRIVWDRLAQAEATARKADGSLWPQVNLNAGYRRSRQVVQGQTVHSDLYSVGVAASYEVDLWSRVRSSREAARLDAQAGRDAVDAAAITLAASIANTWYQLAEAKALVRIAQGQIEINRQVLDVVNIQFRNGAASAADVLRQRQLISATQSQLISAYETVELLQYTLSVLIGRSPELAWEHTTVALPKLGPVPEIGVPSEVLWRRPDVRQAYRQVQAADQRLAVAIADRYPRLSLSASAETSATSVSDLFDDWIGNLAANAIQPLIDGAQRRAEVQRQEAIVSERIHAWGQTLLDAIWDVETALTQQRQQSLLLDSLQQQLVLAEQTYDRNRERFMKGQADYIRVLESLQSLQSLEREVVRARRTLIQRRIDLYRSTAGPWDMSRPEPARTADSSKSNMGTQNKVEDNQVKI from the coding sequence ATGCCGGTACAGGTACCCGGGTCGTTTTCCGACAGCGGAACAGCGTCCTTTTCAGACGACTGGTGGCGTGACTTCAACGACGCATCGCTCGACGATCTCATCGCCCAAGCCCTGACGGAGAATCTCAGCCTGCGGATTGTCTGGGATCGGCTCGCGCAGGCGGAGGCCACAGCACGGAAGGCCGATGGCTCGTTGTGGCCGCAGGTGAACCTCAACGCGGGCTACCGACGCAGCCGCCAGGTCGTGCAGGGCCAGACGGTCCACAGCGATCTCTACAGCGTGGGCGTGGCGGCCAGCTATGAGGTTGATCTTTGGTCGCGCGTCCGGTCGTCGCGAGAAGCGGCCAGACTCGATGCCCAGGCTGGACGGGATGCCGTCGATGCGGCAGCAATCACGCTGGCCGCCTCCATCGCCAATACTTGGTACCAGTTGGCCGAGGCCAAGGCCCTCGTCCGCATTGCTCAAGGACAGATCGAGATCAACCGGCAGGTCCTCGATGTTGTCAACATCCAGTTCCGTAACGGCGCGGCTTCCGCAGCCGACGTTCTACGACAGCGCCAACTCATCTCGGCTACCCAGAGTCAGTTGATTTCGGCGTACGAGACGGTGGAACTGCTGCAGTACACCCTTTCCGTGCTGATCGGTCGGTCCCCCGAATTGGCGTGGGAGCATACGACGGTTGCCCTGCCCAAGCTGGGGCCTGTGCCTGAGATCGGTGTTCCCTCCGAGGTGCTCTGGCGCCGCCCCGACGTGCGCCAGGCCTATCGGCAGGTGCAGGCGGCCGACCAGCGGCTGGCTGTGGCGATCGCAGACCGATATCCGCGTTTGAGCCTCTCGGCCAGTGCCGAGACCTCTGCAACATCCGTGAGCGATCTGTTCGACGATTGGATCGGGAACTTGGCGGCTAACGCCATCCAGCCCCTGATCGACGGCGCGCAGCGAAGGGCCGAGGTCCAGCGACAGGAAGCGATCGTCTCCGAACGAATCCACGCATGGGGCCAGACCCTGCTCGATGCGATCTGGGACGTTGAAACGGCCCTGACCCAGCAGCGCCAGCAGTCACTGCTGCTGGACAGCCTTCAGCAACAACTGGTGCTGGCGGAACAAACCTATGACCGCAACCGGGAGCGATTCATGAAGGGCCAAGCCGATTATATTCGCGTCCTCGAATCGCTGCAATCGCTGCAATCGCTGGAGCGCGAGGTCGTACGAGCCCGGCGCACACTGATCCAACGTCGAATCGATCTGTACCGATCGACGGCCGGACCATGGGATATGTCTCGGCCTGAACCGGCTCGCACGGCAGATTCCAGCAAATCCAACATGGGCACACAGAACAAGGTCGAGGACAATCAGGTGAAGATATGA
- a CDS encoding efflux RND transporter periplasmic adaptor subunit produces the protein MTTPRDSETKTDATPRRRLPRILGGGIKVALTLLLVGGAMAAYKYQMETSPRVQRQRPARQARLVQVIELQNSHHATAVSAMGTVVPAQRVTLHPQVSGQIVEVCEALIPGGIVSAGDKLVMIDPRDYEVQVQQRRGDVARALKELKVEQGNQAIARQEYELLGEIIAEEDRELVLREPQLASARSALESAEAALRKAELDLARCEIFAPFNAVIQDKHVDLGTTVSAGTQLVTLIATDETWIDLKVPISQLQWLTIPQRNGDAGSRVKIFNTLAWGPERFRTGQVVRLYGQIEAEGRMARLLVAVDDPFSLKPANRGEPRLLMGTFVQAEIEGRTLESVIPIARPYVRDNDTVWIMDDNDQLEIRPVQIVYRGPEVVFVEAGLEPNERLITTDIAAPVAGMPLRLVGSDVSQGTVVAQEGETQP, from the coding sequence ATGACAACACCGCGCGATTCCGAGACGAAAACAGATGCCACACCACGTCGGCGGTTGCCCAGGATCCTCGGAGGCGGGATCAAGGTTGCGCTGACCCTGTTGCTCGTCGGTGGGGCGATGGCTGCATACAAATACCAGATGGAAACGAGCCCCCGCGTCCAGCGTCAGCGACCTGCCCGCCAGGCGAGGCTCGTGCAGGTGATCGAGCTGCAGAACAGCCACCATGCCACAGCGGTCAGCGCGATGGGGACGGTGGTTCCCGCCCAGCGCGTGACGCTGCATCCACAGGTTTCCGGCCAGATCGTGGAGGTCTGCGAAGCCCTCATTCCGGGCGGGATCGTGAGCGCCGGAGACAAACTCGTCATGATCGACCCGCGGGATTACGAAGTTCAGGTCCAGCAGCGGCGGGGCGACGTTGCCCGTGCGCTGAAGGAGCTCAAGGTTGAACAGGGCAACCAGGCGATCGCCCGGCAGGAATATGAGCTTCTCGGAGAGATCATCGCCGAGGAGGATCGCGAACTGGTGCTGCGTGAGCCGCAACTGGCTTCGGCTCGCTCGGCCCTGGAGTCGGCCGAGGCAGCGCTGCGGAAGGCCGAGTTGGACCTGGCGCGATGCGAGATTTTCGCCCCGTTCAACGCCGTCATTCAGGACAAGCACGTCGATCTCGGCACGACCGTTTCGGCCGGCACGCAACTGGTGACTCTGATCGCGACCGACGAAACCTGGATCGATCTGAAGGTACCGATCAGCCAGCTCCAATGGCTCACGATTCCCCAACGGAACGGGGACGCCGGGTCGAGGGTGAAGATCTTCAACACGCTCGCCTGGGGACCGGAGCGGTTTCGCACCGGTCAGGTCGTGCGTCTGTACGGCCAGATCGAGGCCGAAGGACGGATGGCCCGACTGCTCGTGGCGGTCGACGATCCGTTCAGTCTGAAGCCCGCCAATCGGGGCGAGCCCAGGTTGTTGATGGGGACGTTCGTTCAGGCCGAGATCGAGGGCCGCACGCTCGAATCCGTCATTCCCATTGCACGCCCGTACGTGCGTGACAACGACACGGTGTGGATCATGGACGACAACGACCAACTGGAGATCCGCCCGGTGCAGATCGTCTATCGCGGACCGGAGGTGGTGTTCGTCGAGGCCGGCCTTGAGCCAAACGAACGGCTCATCACGACCGACATCGCCGCCCCCGTCGCTGGCATGCCGTTGCGTCTTGTGGGCTCGGATGTGTCGCAAGGGACCGTCGTGGCCCAGGAGGGGGAGACGCAGCCATGA
- a CDS encoding efflux RND transporter permease subunit codes for MSNLKPSAGHGESHGVLAWMIHNRITPNVMMAVFLLGGLFMATRIKQEVFPEFDLGIVTIRIIYPGSSPEEVEQGIILVVEEAIRGLDGIKEITASASEGMGMVTAELEEGGNQQRVYQDIKQQIDRITTFPLDAEEPEVSLRIIRREVLQIQLYGDTSEWVLRELAEQVRDRLLQDPDVTQVDLIGARRYEVAIEIDQDTLRTYGLTLDQVAQRVRATSVEIPGGTLETQAGDILLRVNERRNWAREFATIALVTTADGAVLTLDDVARISDTFEESDRYATYNGSPAVGLGVYRVGKQTPIGVSNAVRAAMIEIEEDLPPGIHWTISRDRSDIYRQRLTLLLKNAFYGLTLVLLLLGLFLNLKLAFWVTMGIPISFLGCFLFLPGMDVTINMISMFAFIIALGIVVDDAIVVGENIYEYRLRGMSFMRAATLGAREVLLPVTFSILTNIVAFMPLLYIPGTMGKIWRVIPYVVITVFAISWIEALLILPCHLAHAHRPKSQRPGLIGALQQGVSSGLEWFINRLYAPFLDFCIRFRMVTIGASVAILIVIVGYVASGRIGVILMPRIESDQSVVTATLPYGSPLSKAEEVRDRLLTAAEEVAAANGGEKLVEGIFALIDENVVGVTVYLTDPRIRPISTTRLTQLWRERTGPIPGLENLLFEADRGGPGGGAALTIELSHRDIDVLDAASAALAERLTDFSNLKDIDDGFTPGKRQLDFSLAEGGHALGLTQQALARQLRNAFYGSEAVRQQRGRNEVRVKVRLPRQQRIRQYDLEHLLIRTPRGTDVPLAQIAEVRPGRAYTTITRREGRRTVSVTANVEPMSQTSQLQVTLDQEVLPQLLEDFPGLSYAWEGRQQDMKESTASLFQGLVLALFAIYILLAIPFRSYTQPLLVMIAIPFGIVGAVLGHILMGYALSLQSLMGVVALSGVVVNDSLILIDYANRRTREGLCPFDAIHQAGVRRFRPILLTTLTTFGGLAPMIFETSRQARFMIPMAISLGYGILFATAISLVIVPCLYSIAEDVRRALLKLWPPQEDVDLVPGVPVDVGAR; via the coding sequence ATGAGCAATCTGAAGCCGTCGGCCGGGCATGGCGAATCCCATGGCGTGCTCGCGTGGATGATCCACAATCGCATTACCCCCAACGTCATGATGGCGGTCTTCCTGCTGGGCGGTCTGTTCATGGCGACGCGCATCAAGCAGGAGGTCTTCCCCGAGTTCGATCTCGGGATTGTCACCATCCGCATCATCTACCCCGGATCGAGCCCGGAGGAAGTTGAGCAGGGGATCATCCTCGTCGTCGAGGAGGCGATTCGCGGCCTGGACGGGATCAAGGAGATCACCGCCAGCGCCTCCGAAGGAATGGGCATGGTCACCGCCGAGCTGGAAGAAGGCGGCAACCAGCAGCGCGTCTATCAGGACATCAAGCAGCAGATCGACCGCATCACCACCTTCCCGTTGGACGCCGAAGAGCCCGAGGTGAGCCTGCGGATCATTCGCCGGGAAGTGCTTCAAATCCAACTCTATGGCGACACGAGCGAGTGGGTCCTGCGCGAGCTGGCCGAGCAGGTGCGCGATCGCCTGCTGCAAGACCCCGACGTCACACAGGTCGATCTGATCGGTGCGCGACGATACGAGGTCGCCATCGAAATCGATCAGGATACTCTTCGCACGTACGGGCTGACGCTGGACCAGGTCGCGCAGCGCGTCCGCGCCACGAGCGTCGAGATCCCCGGCGGCACGCTGGAAACGCAGGCCGGGGACATCCTGCTGCGCGTCAACGAACGCCGCAACTGGGCGAGAGAGTTCGCCACCATTGCCCTGGTGACCACCGCCGACGGCGCCGTGCTGACTCTCGACGACGTCGCCCGAATCAGCGACACCTTCGAGGAGTCGGACCGCTACGCGACCTATAACGGCTCTCCCGCCGTCGGACTGGGGGTGTATCGCGTGGGCAAACAGACACCCATCGGCGTTTCCAACGCGGTGCGTGCGGCCATGATCGAGATCGAAGAGGACCTGCCCCCCGGCATCCACTGGACGATCAGCCGAGATCGATCCGATATCTACCGCCAACGACTGACGCTGCTGCTCAAGAACGCCTTCTACGGCCTGACGCTCGTCCTGCTGCTGCTTGGTCTGTTCCTGAACCTGAAGCTGGCATTCTGGGTGACGATGGGTATTCCAATATCGTTCCTCGGCTGCTTCCTGTTCCTGCCCGGCATGGACGTCACCATCAACATGATCTCGATGTTCGCCTTCATCATCGCTCTGGGCATCGTCGTCGACGATGCCATCGTGGTCGGCGAGAACATCTACGAGTATCGCCTTCGCGGAATGAGCTTCATGCGGGCGGCGACCCTGGGCGCCCGGGAAGTGCTGCTGCCGGTGACGTTCAGCATCCTGACCAACATCGTCGCGTTCATGCCGCTTCTTTACATCCCGGGCACCATGGGCAAGATTTGGCGGGTCATCCCGTATGTGGTCATCACGGTCTTCGCCATTTCCTGGATCGAGGCCCTCCTGATTCTGCCGTGTCACCTGGCCCATGCCCATCGGCCGAAATCGCAGCGCCCCGGCCTCATCGGCGCCCTTCAGCAAGGAGTCAGCTCGGGCCTGGAATGGTTCATCAACCGGCTGTATGCGCCCTTTCTCGATTTCTGCATTCGTTTTCGCATGGTGACCATCGGCGCCAGCGTGGCAATCCTGATCGTCATAGTCGGCTACGTCGCCAGCGGCCGCATCGGAGTGATCCTGATGCCCCGCATCGAGTCGGACCAGTCCGTGGTTACGGCAACGCTGCCCTACGGATCGCCCCTGTCGAAGGCCGAGGAGGTTCGCGACCGATTGCTGACGGCCGCCGAAGAAGTCGCCGCGGCCAACGGTGGCGAGAAACTCGTCGAGGGGATCTTCGCCCTGATCGACGAAAACGTTGTCGGAGTCACCGTCTATCTGACCGATCCGCGCATCCGCCCGATCAGCACGACCCGGTTGACTCAGTTGTGGCGGGAGCGCACCGGTCCGATCCCCGGCCTGGAGAACCTGCTGTTCGAGGCGGATCGCGGCGGCCCCGGTGGGGGCGCAGCGCTGACGATCGAATTGAGCCATCGCGACATCGATGTGCTGGATGCCGCCAGTGCGGCACTGGCCGAACGCCTGACCGATTTCTCGAACCTCAAGGACATCGACGACGGCTTCACGCCCGGCAAACGACAGTTGGACTTCAGCCTGGCGGAGGGAGGTCACGCCCTGGGCCTGACTCAGCAGGCCCTGGCTCGACAATTGCGCAACGCGTTCTACGGGTCCGAGGCCGTACGCCAGCAGCGCGGGCGCAACGAGGTCCGTGTCAAGGTCCGTCTGCCGCGCCAGCAGCGGATCCGCCAATATGACCTCGAACATCTGCTGATCCGCACGCCGCGAGGCACGGACGTCCCGCTGGCGCAGATTGCCGAGGTGAGGCCGGGTCGCGCTTATACCACGATCACTCGACGCGAGGGCCGGCGCACCGTGAGCGTCACAGCCAACGTCGAGCCGATGTCACAGACCAGCCAGCTACAGGTAACCCTGGATCAGGAGGTCCTGCCGCAATTGCTCGAGGATTTCCCCGGTCTGTCCTATGCCTGGGAAGGCCGCCAGCAGGACATGAAAGAAAGCACCGCCAGCCTGTTCCAGGGCCTGGTGCTCGCGCTGTTCGCCATCTACATCCTGCTGGCCATTCCGTTTCGCAGTTACACACAGCCCCTGCTCGTGATGATCGCCATCCCGTTCGGCATCGTCGGGGCGGTGCTGGGCCACATCCTGATGGGTTATGCGCTGAGTCTTCAAAGCCTGATGGGCGTGGTCGCGCTGTCGGGCGTGGTTGTGAACGATTCGCTGATCCTGATCGATTACGCCAATCGGCGGACTCGGGAGGGCCTCTGCCCCTTCGACGCCATTCATCAGGCGGGTGTCCGCCGGTTCCGCCCGATCCTGCTGACCACGCTGACCACCTTCGGCGGTCTGGCGCCGATGATCTTCGAGACGAGCCGCCAAGCGCGGTTCATGATCCCCATGGCGATCAGCCTCGGGTACGGCATCCTCTTTGCGACCGCCATCAGCCTTGTCATCGTTCCCTGCCTCTACTCGATTGCCGAAGACGTCCGACGCGCCCTGCTGAAGCTCTGGCCGCCGCAAGAGGACGTCGATCTTGTGCCAGGTGTCCCGGTAGATGTCGGGGCCCGGTAA